In Gadus macrocephalus chromosome 4, ASM3116895v1, the following proteins share a genomic window:
- the kynu gene encoding kynureninase — MIMEPCVAVLERLSADLGCSPVSRELAAELDRRDELGHLRQQFFLPKVADLPPSDLSLVDGSQECIYFVGNSLGLQPKSTKKILEEELEKWAKLAIHGHTEGSRPWAWAEETIEQLMGKVVGAKPEEVALMNGLTVNLHLLLLSFYQPTASRHKILMEDKAFPSDHYAVESQIRLKGHDPKESMLCLSPRPGEDTLRTEDILEVIEEQGDSIAVVMFSGVQYYTGQLFDIEAITRAGHKEGCYVGFDCAHAAGNAELKLHDWEVDFACWCTYKYVNSGAGGLAGAFIHEKHADTVRPALLGWWGHDRKTRFQMNNVMELQPGVHGYRLSNQPILLVAPLQASLEIFDMTSMSALRCKSMLLTGYLEYLIQHYYTRDPCRPDHPHVTILTPRDPQQRGCQLSLSFSVPIGRVFHELERRGVACDMREPSVLRVAPVPLYNSFDDVHRFVELLGASLIASGSQK; from the exons ATGATCATGGAGCCTTGCGTCGCAGTGCTGGAGCGTCTATCGGCGGACTTGGGCTGCAGCCCGGTCTCCAGGGAGCTGGCTGCAGAGCTGGACCGGCGGGACGAGCTGGGCCACCTGAGACAGCAGTTCTTCCTGCCGAAAGTAGCGGACCTGCCgccgt CGGATCTTTCGCTGGTTGACGGTAGCCAGGAATGCATTTACTTTGTGGGGAACTCACTGGGGCTTCAACCCAAGAGCACCAAAAAAATTCTcgaagaggagctggagaaaTGGGCCAAGTT GGCAATACACGGACACACCGAGGGCAGCAGGCCCTGGGCGTGGGCGGAGGAAACCATCGAGCAGCTTATGGGGAAAGTTGTTG GTGCCAAACCAGAGGAAGTAGCTTTGATGAATGGGTTGACCGTTAATTTACACCTACTCCTA CTTTCCTTTTATCAACCGACAGCATCACGTCACAAAATCCTGATGGAGGACAAGGCGTTTCCATCAGACCAT TACGCTGTCGAGTCTCAGATTCGCCTGAAAGGTCACGACCCCAAGGAGAGCATGCTGTGCCTGTCACCAAGACCG GGCGAGGACACGCTGAGGACGGAAGACATCCTGGAGGTCATCGAGGAGCAGGGCGACTCCATCGCCGTGGTGATGTTCAGCGGCGTGCAGTACTACACCGGGCAGCTCTTCGACATAGAAGCCATCACCAGGGCCGGCCATAAGGAG GGTTGCTACGTGGGGTTTGACTGCGCCCATGCAGCAGGGAATGCTGAGCTGAAGCTGCATGACTGGGAGGTGGACTTCGCCTGCTGGTGCACCTATAAG TATGTGAACTCTGGGGCCGGTGGACTGGCGGGAGCGTTTATCCACGAGAAGCATGCCGACACCGTGAGACCGGC GCTCCTAGGGTGGTGGGGACATGACAGAAAAACGCGTTTCCAGATGAATAATG TGATGGAGCTTCAACCAGGCGTGCATGGATACAGATTGTCCAACCAACCCATCCTACTAGTcgcccccctgcaggccagcctGGAG ATCTTTGACATGACCAGCATGTCGGCGCTGCGCTGCAAGTCTATGCTGCTGACGGGTTACCTGGAGTACCTGATCCAGCACTACTACACCCGGGATCCCTGCCGGCCTGACCATCCCCACGTCACCATCCTCACCCCCAGGGACCCCCAGCAGAGGGGCTGCCAGCTGTCCCTGTCCTTCTCGGTGCCCATCGGCAGAGTCTTCCACgagctggagaggagaggagtggcg TGTGACATGCGGGAGCCAAGCGTGCTGCGTGTGGCCCCCGTGCCTCTTTACAACTCCTTTGATGACGTGCATCGCTTCGTGGAGCTCCTGGGTGCGTCTCTCATCGCCAGCGGGTCTCAGAAGTAG